In Erigeron canadensis isolate Cc75 chromosome 1, C_canadensis_v1, whole genome shotgun sequence, a single window of DNA contains:
- the LOC122591405 gene encoding F-box/kelch-repeat protein At3g23880-like — translation MEKLTEDVLSNIFIRLPAKQLVQMRCVCKPWSAFLSESYFIKSHLNHSNKDNEIVLLFDVAFDYGILSYQAFPCAAHDLSKSPVIQLNDHVKLPFNFPQSALNKYGGHVIGSVNGLICFYIGRYYDVKGIYIWNPSLSVIMCLTDVHTGGYRELGFGFGFDPKTDDYKVVKLPDDNHESGRWREPVEVYSMKKGSWEFIVDKFPKGVHRYPKDVSKCYIDNHDGHIHWLCYYFNNKVVRIIKTIVAYNLGGESFRHISLPDSIAYNDQYRWHNVLSMLGGKLCVVSCARGDDGKFEVWVMNEYGVADSWVKSHVLSKLNLEAGTCRRPFGFTLNNKFLFYDRSRGLLGWYDQDIDKVTHFRSDTADPTRVVQYVDSLVWYAAPTT, via the coding sequence ATGGAGAAACTAACCGAAGACGTTTTAAGCAACATATTCATCCGATTACCCGCGAAGCAGCTTGTTCAGATGAGGTGTGTTTGTAAACCCTGGAGCGCTTTCTTATCGGAATCCTATTTCATCAAATCCCATCTCAATCATTCaaacaaagataatgaaattgTCCTGCTCTTTGACGTTGCATTTGATTACGGTATTCTTTCATACCAAGCTTTTCCATGCGCAGCACATGACCTCTCCAAATCTCCTGTTATCCAACTCAATGATCATGTTAAGTTACCGTTTAATTTCCCACAATCCGCATTGAATAAGTACGGCGGCCATGTTATAGGTTCCGTTAATGgcttaatatgtttttatattgggCGTTATTATGATGTTAAAGGAATATACATATGGAACCCTTCTTTATCCGTTATAATGTGCTTGACCGATGTACATACTGGgggttatagagaattaggttTTGGGTTCGGGTTTGATCCCAAGACGGATGATTACAAAGTGGTTAAGCTTCCAGACGATAATCATGAATCTGGCCGCTGGAGGGAACCAGTTGAGGTGTACAGTATGAAAAAAGGCTCTTGGGAATTCATTGTTGATAAGTTTCCCAAAGGTGTTCACAGATATCCCAAAGATGTAAGTAAATGCTACATCGATAATCATGATGGCCATATTCATTGGCTGTGTTACTACTTTAATAACAAGGTTGTCAGAATCATCAAAACAATAGTAGCATATAATTTGGGCGGAGAGTCCTTCCGTCACATATCTCTTCCAGATTCCATAGCCTACAACGATCAATATCGTTGGCACAACGTATTGAGCATGTTGGGCGGAAAGCTCTGTGTGGTGTCATGTGCTAGAGGTGATGATGGTAAGTTTGAAGTGTGGGTAATGAACGAGTACGGCGTGGCTGATTCTTGGGTGAAAAGCCACGTGTTGTCAAAATTGAATTTGGAAGCAGGTACATGTAGAAGACCATTTGGATTCACACTAAATAATAAGTTTCTCTTTTACGATCGTTCTAGGGGTTTATTGGGCTGGTATGATCAAGACATAGACAAGGTTACACACTTTCGGAGTGATACTGCTGACCCAACACGAGTTGTTCAGTATGTCGACTCTCTTGTTTGGTATGCAGCACCTACCACTTAA
- the LOC122591414 gene encoding putative F-box protein At1g47790 encodes MEKLSEDVLNNIFIRLPAKQLVQMRRVCKPWNAFLSESYFIKSHLNHSIRNKHNNEIVLVLNPTLSRYRRLIPGSEHALTCTAYDLSQSPIIELNDFVKLPRNFPQPEYGSGHGIGSVNGLICFHIGHSDRYVQGIYIWNPSLSVVTYAPQGRNLRPLP; translated from the coding sequence ATGGAGAAACTATCGGAAGACGTTTTAAACAACATATTCATCCGATTACCCGCGAAACAGCTTGTTCAGATGAGACGTGTTTGTAAACCCTGGAACGCTTTCTTATCGGAATCCTATTTCATCAAATCCCATCTCAATCATTCCATCCGCAACAAACATAATAATGAAATTGTCCTGGTCTTGAACCCTACATTATCTCGTTACCGGCGCCTTATCCCTGGTTCAGAACATGCTTTAACCTGCACAGCGTATGACCTCTCCCAATCTCCCATAATCGAACTCAATGATTTTGTTAAGTTACCCCGTAATTTCCCACAACCTGAGTATGGCAGCGGCCATGGTATAGGTTCCGTTAATGGCTTGATATGTTTTCATATTGGACATAGTGATCGTTATGTTCAAGGAATATACATATGGAACCCTTCTTTATCCGTTGTAACTTACGCCCCTCAGGGCCGTAACTTACGCCCCCTCCCTTGA